In Prunus persica cultivar Lovell unplaced genomic scaffold, Prunus_persica_NCBIv2 scaffold_20, whole genome shotgun sequence, the genomic stretch TCATGGACTACNNNNNNNNNNNNNNNNNNNNNNNNNNNNNNNNNNNNNNNNNNNNNNNNNNNNNNNNNNNNNNNNNNNNNNNNNNNNNNNNNNNNNNNNNNNNNNNNNNNNNNNNNNNNNNNNNNNNNNNNNNNNNNNNNNNNNNNNNNNNNNNNNNNNNNNNNNNNCATATGTCAAGCATGTGAGGTTGTGACAAATTGGATGGAATTCGAAAAATTTAACGACAGAGAGTGACGGAATTGGATATTTGTAATGAATTTGAGAAATAAATTGACAGACAAAATAATTCAAGGAATAGTTGAATTAGTGTACATGATAATTCAGCGGATAACACGATTGAAAATCCATATTTTGTTGCTTAGATACGTTGAAAAGAGGTTCCAACTAATGTTGCCAAATTGTAGACCACATTAAGTCTAAAGAGGGGTCCTCGATGAGAGCATCAGACCTCCTTATTTCAAAGCCTGCGACGACTCCAAGCACTTGACCGCAGTGGAAGGCTACCACTACATTCAAAAAACTTGGAAGATTGTCATAGGTTAATTAAAGAAGATAATTGCATTGTCCTCCTTTGAAATTAATTCATTTCACTCAAATATTTGCTTCCATAAGCATTTGCACAGACCTGGACAGCCAGATCTGTAGCTGATCAGTTGTATTTGTTGCTTGTTTTGGTTTCACAAGTATGTGCTGCATTAAATTTTGACTACCCATTTTTGTATTCATTTGATATAGTATTCATGACTTTGGACAGCCAAAATCCCTCTTTATTGTTGCTTGCAAAAGGTAGCGTGAAAGAAACTGCatcaaaaaagaagatataatTATAAGGACAAACTGTGCCGTATTACATTAGGAAcgctaaaaagaaaaagaaaaaaaagaaacacaaataaaagagaaaatataaaaagtacaataatagCCTCTAAGGCTTTCTCTTTATCATGTTGATGCGCACTGTTATCATCACATAGAGCCTATCTTGTACATTGTATATGAATCGAAAATACGCATATCTCCATGTCTtgttaataattaaagaaccACACACTCCCCAAAATCCCACTATGAACCCTAGCACAATAGAAGAAATATAAAACCATGGAAGTTGATGAATCTCATTGCCCATGCCTTTCTTGTTATCTTCATCAATGCATTTATTTGGTCGATCACACTTATTTGGAAGTGGTGCACCACAAAGTTTTGGATTCCCCTCAAAGGCAGAAGCGTTGAAGCTTTGGAGCTGAGTGCTTGTTGGTATTGGTCCTTGGAGATTATTGTATGAGACATTAAATTCTTTCAAGAAAGTAAGGCTCGCCAATGACGATGGGATTATTCCAGACAAGTGGTTCATGGAGAGGTTCAAAACCTCTAAATTTTTTAGGTTAGATATTTGGTCTGGAATGACGCCGGAGAAGTTGTTGGAGTGAAGAACCAACCCACGGAGAAACTGTAATTGGCCGACCTCAATAGGTATGTCACCAACAATGTTATTGTTTGATAAGTCTATCGTTGCTGGATAGGAAGAAATTTTGGACgacaaataataatttggGTTTCTGGCGAGAGTGTGAAAGTAGAAAggcaattcaaattcattacTAGTGTCATCTACTTGAGATGTAATATTGGGTTCATATACCAACCTTGGTAGTCTACACAGTTGCTTTGGAAATTCACCTGAAAATCGGTTCTCTGACAACTTGATATAAAACAATCTAGGAAGAGTCCCCAACCAACTTGGAATTGGCCCTGTTATTTCATTACCACTTAGAAGCAAAATCTTTAGATTTTGGAGCTTTGATAACCACACAGGTAGTTGACCAGTAAGGCGACTATCAACCAAACACAATACCCGAAGATTTTGGAATCCGTCAAAATCAACCATGTCATCATCAGCTGGCATTCCCTCACCTTTAAAGGAACCACTAAGCATGAGTGCGTGAAGACTTTTGCAATGCATCAATATCTTCATTGCCCCCGTGAGATTGGTGAATTGGTTGAAACCAAGCGAGAGGAAGGACAAGGATTTCAATGAAAGAATCTGAGCTTGTATCTGTCCCGCTAGATTATTTCCAGTCAACCGAATGGCCTTTAGGGACCTACATGAGTAAAGGCTTACGGGAAACGTACCAGTGAAGTTGTTGACCCTTAGGTCAAGTTTAGCAAGTTGGTTAAGTTTGGAGAAATCAAGCATGGAGATATTTCCTTCCAAGTTGTTTGTTCCCAAACGTAGTTCTACAAGGTTTGTGCAATTCATCAAAGATGGGGGCAAAGCACCTTCTAAAAGGTTGAAATCAAGGGCCACAAACTTCAACTTGGAAAGCTTCCCCAAATTGAGAGGAAGCTCACCGCTTAATTGATTAATGTAGAGATCAAGGATTGCAAGGTTGGTGAGGTTAACAATTTTATCACTAATGGCCCCATGTAGTGAACTGAGAGGTATTgcaatttcttcaagtttgGTAGCATTATAAATATCTCCTGGAAGTAATCCTGAGAGGTTATTGTGACCTGCACGAAAAACCTGCAGTTTGGAACACTTCCCTAGTCCAGGAGCAAGGTTTCCATTGAATagattggaagaaaaatccaatagcCTAAGGAAGGGAGAAGAATGGAGACAAATAGAGGATGGGACATACCCTGTGAAGGTATTGTTGCTGACATTGAAACTAGTCAAGTTGCTTGCTTGTTGGAAGAATGAAGATGGAATTGCACCATGAAAGTGATTGCTAGACAAATCGACTGTCCGGATTTTGCTGGATGGTGGAGAAAATGGTAGCTCTCCAGAAAGAAGATTATAGCTCAAATCAAGCAACTCGAGTCGATTCAAAGACAAGAAGAACTGATTTTCAAGTGAACCATATAGTGAATTGTGGGAAAGGTTCAAGTGGGTGAGATGTGTGAGATTTCCAAGTGAAGATGTAGAGAGACCTCCTTTGAGCCCTTTGGAAGGCAAGAGCAAATGGGTGACCCAACCATCTTGATTACAAGTGATGCCCTTCCAACGACAGCAATCAAGGGATGTCGTCCAATTTAAAGGAGGAGAAGATACAGTGGAGGCAAACGACAGGAGAGAGCTGCGTTCAGTGTGTTTGCATGCATGAATATTCGTAGATGTAATGCAAGAGaataagaggaagagaaggaaggcATGAGCCATTCGGTTGTAAGGCTGCACTTGCATGTTGCTTTGTGTATGTGCCGTTGCTCACagatttgtatatataaataaacatcAATGCAAATTGAGAAGTCGGCAAACAACAACCACACAATGCAAATTATTGATATCGAAGAGAGATTTGCATTAATGAAACCAAATAGAAGACCTCAATGGGTCTTAAGAGGTTGGCCAGCAGGACTACAAACTTGTCAAAGTCTTTGGATGTTATTTAATACGATACGGCATGTATGCCCAGAGGCGGATCCAttaaggcgcaaggaggtgcagctgcacctcccTTAGCCGAAAAAATcattgtaggtgcttcaaacTGCCCCTTTGCTCAACTggtgtacagattaccttatttctattttcaacatttaagtaaatgtaaaggacaaagacatttacttaagtttacaatgtaaataaggaagtaccccccatttggattcaaataaaaatactagaaaatcaaattcctaccaaatcaaaatatgaaaaatcgattttagtgcaaaatacgatttaggctaaaggtgatggctcattaaatcaatatatacttcatactaaaatcccataaaatcaagttttcttatttgatatgtaaggaataaaagccgccaaaaattatcttgagaaaatgattattccgaaaaaccatttttcatacttaatcaattttgcacctccgctaaaaaatttctgggtCCACCACTGTGCATGCCCTAACTGTACATGGTCATATTGGTAAAAGGCAACCTCGTACAACCCTCTAAGTGATGAACACGTAAGAATCCCAATATGACCTAACTTTACATTAAGACAAGACTTAATATCTCAAAATGTTTAGTCACATCCAATTCATATAATGCCTGATGTTTCTCGGTATCTACCTATGCTAGAGGTCACATCCAATTCATAAATACAGCTTAAACACAAATCAACTCGTATACTACAACCTTCAGCAACAATagaaagaataagaagaagtAGAAATTACCTATGTTCAAAGTTGAATGTTGCTATTATTCATACTGATCTGGGAATACGTAATTTCTACTTCGTCTTCTTTCTGTTgtttgtggatgctctaaagAAGTTATTTTGGGTTTAAGTTGTCGTTGTGAATCTGATGATGACATGGTTGAATGTACTTATATTTTGTCAGAGGAACTAGTTTCCAGAGGGTAGAATGTACTttatattttgtcttttttgatGTTTTCCTTATGTAAGGCACACAGTTTGTTCTCATAATCtgtcttctctttcttttttttcttttttttttgtgaaccTGAGAATAGTGTTTGGAATATGTAAGACACTTGATATTTTCCTTAGATAATTTGAATAGTAAGACACTTGATGATATTTTCCTTAGATAATTTGAATAGTAAGACACTTGATAGTAACGCTATGAAATGAGGGGTTCTGGTCCTCTCATCGTGGCCCTCTTTAGACTTAATGCGGTTTACAATTCCAAATGCCTTCAAAATCAAAGATGAAATTTCAGCCAATCGtcttcatttttcaaataCGGAATCGCTTCATGAAAGTGAAAGGTATACTTGACTAATATTATATGCAATCCCATCACATTGACTTTGGACTCCCAATCACTATGGTCTTCGCTTTGCGTCAATAATCTCAAGCTAAAAGAAACGAAAGAAATTATGCCTTTATTTGCTCATATCAAATATAACTATCCAGACCTGTGGACAATGACAAtacaatagaaaaaaaaaaaattattgcatTTTCTCAGAGACCATGTGAAGCGGAAGACAACTGAGTTTATGTATTGTCACACCAAAGAACAAGTGGCTGAAATCTTCATTAAAGCCACTGTCGATTGATCCCTTGAAAATGCTAGGAAAAATACTGCTAGGTATGAAGGCATTTTGATTTGAGGGGTGCAGTTCAAATCAATATATGCGTAGTTGGTGAAATTGGCATAACTTTTTCAACTAACATCTTCAAAAGAAATGTTAAATTCTATGTGGAAGCTAAATCAGCAGGAAAAAAAACTGCAAAACGTACTCCAACCAAAGTGTCTAACTCTTACGTAGCGAGAATTGGCGCTGGTAGCagcttttcattttgtattaACTTTTACCAACTGGCCAACCAAATAGTCGTTTGGGCTCTGTCCCGTGAGGCCATTTGATTCAATTTTATgcatttctctttcttcaacTACTgttgctttatttattatttattttaggatCAAGTCAACTACAATAAATCCCCCAAATTATGCGGTCATTAGGCCATCTTTAGTCATGGGCTAAATATAGttataaaataatgcaaaactcATCTCTAGTCACAggctaaaaaaatatatggccAAATTTAGAGGACCACCTTTAGCCCCTTAGCCCTCCCACTAGGCAACTTATAGCCCAGATATAGCCcatgccaaatttttttgtgagCCCAATGCATGTACTTTCCAAAAAGAGAAAGTATCACCCGTGGGTGCGAGCACGGAATATCTCGTGCAACTGCATATCCAAAAGGCTAATATTAAAGGTGCGCTGATGTCTCCTAGatgttagtttttattttataatatttttaaatgtatttaaatttgtttttaaaaaaaaatataaacaattggTTCTAATCATTGGGAGGTCATAACCTTTTGAAATgcagccttttttttttctttttttttttttcaaaattgccTTTGTTgtctttattttcattatttttgaaaaaataaaaataaaatatgtctataaatacctcaaaatttcttcaaaaattttCCCACTCATTTCATTCTACATTTCTTACAAATTCTATCACATTCTCTACTTATTCACAACTTTCCacactctttctttttgtccaaTATTTTCCACATTCATTTCATCCAAACATTTCCTATAAATTTATTCTCTTtacttattttgttattcacATTGTTTGAAAAATGTCCCGAATTTCGAAAGGACAAAATTGGTCATGAGTGGAAGATGAACATCTTTGCAAGGTTTTCATAAAAGTCTCTGAAGATAGCGTAGTGGAATATTGTCTCtaaatagtagtttaattaaattaagcaATACATAGTTGTGGAATATATGAGTGTTGTACCatagtttttctcaaaataataaaatttgaaggGCCCTAAAATATAGTCCTGCATGGCTagagatggaaaaatttagcACTACATTTAGCCCTATGACTGGAGACGACCTTACAAACTCATACCTAACATTTATTGACCCGTTTGACCAGTACACAAACGTCATGGAACCTTACAAAATAAACCCTTCGTCAGAAAAACCGTTAAAATTTATGTTAACTGCTGATGTAGCAAAACTATGTTCCAATTATTTTTCacatgttttcatatttttcaatgatgttgcattaattgaattgaagagtcTGTTGgagcaaaaataattcaagtaGCAAATAAACCttttcaaattgccacataggctaacaaattttaatttgaagtgTTTAATTTGCTATTActgttggagatgctcttactTTATAAACACCTTACTAAAAATGTGggttttcgatgtgggacaaAAAGCTCTTCATTTGGCTTTCAAACTCCAACATCCATTACATGTCCAATGTTTTAGGTGGACTTCATAAGCGGTTGACAGAAAATGTTTAGTACTTGGAGGAGCTCAGAAGTTTAGCAGAAAAGGAAGGAGTTTCCAATCCCAGTAAGGTTAACTTCATCGCAATTTCCTCAACAGCTGAAAGAAATGCACTTCTCTCCCAATGACTATGTGTCCTTTATACGTAAAGGTGCAAATTACATAATTTTGTTCCGCTTGATCAACAATGGATGATGAAGACTTGTGAATGGAACATCAATGTAATGTTGAGATCAGGCTTGACTAGCAATGCATGCGTGCCGTATTAAATAAAACTATATCAAATTTCCAAGAAAATCACCAACACGACAAAGTCGTCGTCATGGACTGTAAATTAAGTAGCTCAAGTCCTCTCCTGGTGGCCCCCTCTTAAGACCCAATGAGGTTTTCTCTTTGAATATCAATAATTTGCATTGTGTGGTTGTTGTTTGCCGACTTTTCAATTTGCAGTGATGCTTACGTATCGTTTTCAAGCATCGTTgctgttatatatatatatatatatatatatatatatatatatatatatatatatacaaacctGTGAGCAACGGCACATACACAAAGCAGCCTTATTATAACTTAATGGCTTATgacttccttctcttcctcttattCTCTTACAttatatctacaaatattcatGCCTGCAAACAAATTGAACGCAGCTCCCTCCTGTCCTTTGCCTCAACTCTCTCTGCTCCCCCTTTAATAAATTGGACATCACTTGATTGCTGTAATTGGAAGGGCATCGCTTGTGATCAAGATGGTTGGGTCACGCATTTGCTCTTACCTTCCAAAGGGCTCAAAGGAGGTATCTCTCGCTCTTCACTTGGAAATTTCACACATCTCACCCACTTGAACCTTTCCCACAATTCACTATATGGTTCACTTGAAACACAGTTCTTCTTGTCTTTGAATCGACTCGAGTTCCTTGATTTGAGCTATAACCTTCTTTCTGGAGAGCTACCACTTTCTCTACCATCCAGCAATATTCGAACAGTGGATTTGTCCAACAATTACATTCGTGGAGCAATTCCATCTTCATTCTTCCAACAAGCAAGCAACTTGACAAGTTTTAATGTTAGCAACAATATCTTTAGAGGGTATGTTCCGTCCTCTATTTGtctcaaacattcttctccctTCCTGAGGCTATTGGATTTTACTTCCAATGTATTCAATGGAAACCTTGCTCCTGGGCTAGGGGAGTGTTCTGAACTACAGGTTTTCCGGGCCGGTGACAATAATCTCTCAGGCTTACTTCCAGAAGATATCTATAATGCTACCAAACTAGAAGAAATTGCATTACCTCTCAATTCACTACGTGGAGCCGTTAGTGATAAAATTGTCAACCTCACCAACCTTGCAATCCTTGACCTCTACTTTAATCAATTCAGCGGCGAGCTTCCTTTCAATTTGGGGAAACTCTCCAAGTTGAAGTTTGTGACCCTTGATTTCAACAATTTAGAAGGTGCTTTGCCTCCATCATTGATGAATTGCACAAACCTTGTAGAACTACGTTTGGGATCCAACAATTTAGAAGGAGATATCTCCATGCTTGATTTCTCCAAACTTAGTCAACTTACTAAATTTGACCTGAGGCTCAATAACTTCACTGGTACATTTCCAATAAGCCTTTACTCATGTACGTCCCTAAAAGCCATTCGGTTGACTGGAAATCATCTAGAGGGACAAATACAAGTTGAGATTCTTTCATTGAAATCCTTGTCCTTCATCTCGCTTGGTTTCAACCAATTCACTAACTTGACAGGGGCAATGAAGATATTGATGAGTTCCAAAAGTCTTCAAGCACTCATGCTTAGTGGTTCCTTTAAAGGTGAGGCAATGCCAGCTGGTGATGACATGGTTCATTTTGACGTATTCCAAAATCTTCGTTTATTGAGTATGGCCTATTGTCAGCTCACTGGTCAAATACCTGTATGGTTATCAAAGCTGAAGAATCTAGAGATCTTGCAACTAGGTTTTAATGAAATCACAGGGCCAATTCCAAGTTGGTTGGGTACTCTTCCTAGACTATTTTATGTAAGCTTGCAAAACAACCAAATTTCAGGTGAATTTCCAAAGCAACTTTGTAGACTACCAAGGTTGCTTTATGAACCTAATATTGCATCTCAAGTGGACGACACTAGTTATAAATTCGAATTGCCTTTCTTCTTGGGCCCCGTAATCTCAAACCCAAGTTATTATCTATGGTCAACGTTGTCTTCTTATCCAGCAACGATAGACCTATCTGAAAATAACATTGTTGGTGATATACCGAATGAGATCGGCCAATTACAGCTTCTTCGGCAGTTGCGTTTTGGCTCCAACAACTTCTCCGGTGTCATTCCAAATCAAATATCTAACCTCATAAATTTAGAGGCTTTGAACCTCTCCATGAATCATTTGTCTGGAAAAATGCCATCCTCATTGGCAACCCTGAATTTCTTGAAAGATTTTGATGTCTCATACAATAATCTCCAAGGACTAATACCAACAAGCACCCAGCTCCAAAGCTTCGATGCTTCTGCCTTGGAGGGGAATCCCAAACTTTGTGGTGCCCCACTTCCAAATAAGTGTGGTCAACCGAATAAGGTTGTTGATGAAgacaataacaacaacaaagacGACGGCAATGGGCATCAACTTCCATggtttaatatttttgttgtcTTGGGATTCATGGTGGGATTTTGGGGAGTCTGTGGTTCTTTAGTTATTAATAGTACATGGAGATACACATTTTTCGATTCATAGACTATACACAAGATAGTCTCTATGTGATGATAACAGGGTGCATCATCGCGATGAAAAGAAGGTTTAGAGGTtagttatatacatatatattattgtatttttatttttacacgTGTCaaattcttatatatatatatatatatatttggttgGAAACTAAATTACCATTATCATGATTTCATCTTGACCATTCATAAATTGGGCTTCTTTGATATATGTTCATTTTCATCAAGAGTAATGGATGTAGTCCACATGCTCTCCCTTTTCAATTGCAATTCACTTTCGCCAAGTAAGCAATTAGTATGAAAACACTTTTCCTAAAATTTAGCATTTCCTTATAGGGATATTTGCATAAATACCACCTAAACTTTTAGTTATGTGCGCTATTACCATATgaactttaaatttttatttttaaccaccTAAACTTTATAAAGTGTTGCAATCCACCACCTATGTCTAACTCTGTTAAAGTTTTTGTTAAATGTAAGGGTGTTTCCTTCAATTCACtgtaacaaaaaagaattctaaaaaagcaaattaaaaaaaataaaaatatcaatcTCTAGCAATAATGAGGAGTTCGATTACTTGTGAAATTAAACTAGAAGACAGATGAGATTTTGGTGGGTTATAGAACACACAAAGATTCAGGCCTTACTTTTCACATGATTTTCATAGTTCTTTGAAGATTCAAAAAaagtggaaaataaaaaaaaccaacgtCAATTTTTGTCCCCCTTCTCTCTGAAACACAAGGGCGATAGTGTTTTATTCATGAGGAAAAAAGGGTAACAAGTACAAAATCGGGCACAAGCCCTAGAGGATTAGGCGAGTACTCTACACCAACCCGAAGCGTAGTGGTCGTTGGCTACGAAGTAGCCTACCTCCTCAACCGCA encodes the following:
- the LOC18781564 gene encoding receptor-like protein 2, with translation MQVQPYNRMAHAFLLFLLFSCITSTNIHACKHTERSSLLSFASTVSSPPLNWTTSLDCCRWKGITCNQDGWVTHLLLPSKGLKGGLSTSSLGNLTHLTHLNLSHNSLYGSLENQFFLSLNRLELLDLSYNLLSGELPFSPPSSKIRTVDLSSNHFHGAIPSSFFQQASNLTSFNVSNNTFTGYVPSSICLHSSPFLRLLDFSSNLFNGNLAPGLGKCSKLQVFRAGHNNLSGLLPGDIYNATKLEEIAIPLSSLHGAISDKIVNLTNLAILDLYINQLSGELPLNLGKLSKLKFVALDFNLLEGALPPSLMNCTNLVELRLGTNNLEGNISMLDFSKLNQLAKLDLRVNNFTGTFPVSLYSCRSLKAIRLTGNNLAGQIQAQILSLKSLSFLSLGFNQFTNLTGAMKILMHCKSLHALMLSGSFKGEGMPADDDMVDFDGFQNLRVLCLVDSRLTGQLPVWLSKLQNLKILLLSGNEITGPIPSWLGTLPRLFYIKLSENRFSGEFPKQLCRLPRLVYEPNITSQVDDTSNEFELPFYFHTLARNPNYYLSSKISSYPATIDLSNNNIVGDIPIEVGQLQFLRGLVLHSNNFSGVIPDQISNLKNLEVLNLSMNHLSGIIPSSLASLTFLKEFNVSYNNLQGPIPTSTQLQSFNASAFEGNPKLCGAPLPNKCDRPNKCIDEDNKKGMGNEIHQLPWFYISSIVLGFIVGFWGVCGSLIINKTWRYAYFRFIYNVQDRLYVMITVRINMIKRKP
- the LOC18781562 gene encoding tyrosine-sulfated glycopeptide receptor 1, producing MAYDFLLFLLFSYIISTNIHACKQIERSSLLSFASTLSAPPLINWTSLDCCNWKGIACDQDGWVTHLLLPSKGLKGGISRSSLGNFTHLTHLNLSHNSLYGSLETQFFLSLNRLEFLDLSYNLLSGELPLSLPSSNIRTVDLSNNYIRGAIPSSFFQQASNLTSFNVSNNIFRGYVPSSICLKHSSPFLRLLDFTSNVFNGNLAPGLGECSELQVFRAGDNNLSGLLPEDIYNATKLEEIALPLNSLRGAVSDKIVNLTNLAILDLYFNQFSGELPFNLGKLSKLKFVTLDFNNLEGALPPSLMNCTNLVELRLGSNNLEGDISMLDFSKLSQLTKFDLRLNNFTGTFPISLYSCTSLKAIRLTGNHLEGQIQVEILSLKSLSFISLGFNQFTNLTGAMKILMSSKSLQALMLSGSFKGEAMPAGDDMVHFDVFQNLRLLSMAYCQLTGQIPVWLSKLKNLEILQLGFNEITGPIPSWLGTLPRLFYVSLQNNQISGEFPKQLCRLPRLLYEPNIASQVDDTSYKFELPFFLGPVISNPSYYLWSTLSSYPATIDLSENNIVGDIPNEIGQLQLLRQLRFGSNNFSGVIPNQISNLINLEALNLSMNHLSGKMPSSLATLNFLKDFDVSYNNLQGLIPTSTQLQSFDASALEGNPKLCGAPLPNKCGQPNKVVDEDNNNNKDDGNGHQLPWFNIFVVLGFMVGFWGVCGSLVINSTWRYTFFDS